One genomic segment of Thermus thermamylovorans includes these proteins:
- a CDS encoding GGDEF domain-containing protein: MAGLARALYWAAWVGLLLGMGLQVRLFPPQGLTGLPYLAFALLFLLALVRGPRRAPRLLVPLLGAYFLFELLRSGEAWVGVGFWAPALYLLAAFAYGPPWALFHGLLWGGLLVLLPPALGRETGPLWAHLALAQPVLLALTVLLARFRELSGQVRFWREQALTDPLTGLPNRRALEMALEREVARVERGERPFSLILLDLDDFKRVNDQKGHPEGDRLLREVARYLVARVRRGDLVGRWGGEEFALLLPATDPHRAEVLAHRLRQGLKALGVTASFGVAGYGGNLAALFRQADEALYLAKRRGKDRVERHPGPGGAPQGSR; encoded by the coding sequence GTGGCAGGCTTGGCGCGGGCACTCTACTGGGCCGCCTGGGTGGGGCTCCTCCTGGGGATGGGTCTGCAGGTCCGCCTTTTCCCTCCCCAGGGCCTTACGGGCCTCCCCTACCTGGCCTTCGCCCTTCTCTTTCTCCTGGCCCTGGTCCGGGGCCCCAGGCGGGCTCCCCGCCTCCTCGTCCCCCTCCTGGGGGCCTACTTCCTCTTCGAACTCCTGCGCTCGGGGGAGGCCTGGGTAGGGGTGGGCTTCTGGGCCCCTGCCTTGTACCTGCTGGCCGCCTTCGCCTACGGGCCGCCCTGGGCCCTTTTCCACGGCCTCCTTTGGGGGGGCCTGCTGGTGCTCCTGCCCCCGGCCCTGGGCCGGGAGACCGGGCCCTTGTGGGCCCACCTGGCCCTGGCCCAGCCCGTCCTCTTGGCCCTCACCGTCCTGCTGGCCCGCTTCCGGGAGCTTTCCGGCCAGGTGCGCTTCTGGCGGGAGCAGGCCCTCACCGACCCCCTTACGGGCCTGCCCAACCGCCGGGCCCTGGAGATGGCCCTGGAGCGGGAGGTAGCCCGGGTGGAGCGGGGGGAGAGGCCTTTCAGCCTGATCCTCCTGGACCTGGACGACTTCAAGCGGGTGAACGACCAGAAGGGCCACCCTGAGGGGGACCGCCTCTTGCGGGAGGTGGCCCGCTACCTGGTCGCCCGGGTGCGCCGGGGGGATCTGGTGGGGCGCTGGGGCGGGGAGGAGTTCGCCCTCCTCCTGCCCGCCACCGACCCGCACCGCGCCGAGGTCCTGGCCCACCGGCTCCGCCAGGGGTTGAAGGCCCTGGGGGTCACCGCCAGCTTCGGGGTGGCGGGCTACGGAGGGAACCTGGCGGCCCTCTTCCGCCAGGCCGACGAGGCCCTCTACCTGGCCAAGCGCCGGGGTAAGGACCGGGTGGAGCGCCACCCGGGCCCCGGGGGGGCCCCTCAGGGGAGCCGGTAG
- a CDS encoding prephenate dehydrogenase/arogenate dehydrogenase family protein, translating into MKPLFGKVGIFGVGLLGGSVALGLKERFLAQEVHAYDQDPLALEKALFLGVVERVHAGLGPWVGELELGILAAPVGALPGLGRALAPLAHPQSLWTDVGSVKGEVVAALEGLFPRFLGGHPMAGSERAGVENAHAGLLQNAVWVLTPTERTAPEAKERVRQLVEALGAYPLEMPPLLHDRLVARVSHLPYLLAVALNRMVARSPERDLLMFLAAGGFRDLTRVASGSPRMSRDMVVTNREALREAVEELRGLLLELEELLEQPEALLEAAEEAKRTRDALPIVRRSLLPEMHDLVVQVPDRPGEIARVATALGEAGVNIKDLEVLTIREEAGALRLSFATREERETARRVLARAGYRLP; encoded by the coding sequence ATGAAGCCCCTTTTTGGCAAGGTGGGGATCTTCGGGGTGGGCCTCCTGGGGGGAAGCGTGGCCCTGGGCCTCAAGGAGCGCTTCCTGGCCCAGGAGGTCCACGCCTACGACCAAGACCCCCTGGCCCTGGAAAAGGCCCTCTTCCTGGGGGTGGTGGAGCGGGTGCACGCGGGGCTCGGGCCCTGGGTGGGGGAGCTGGAACTCGGCATCCTGGCAGCCCCCGTGGGGGCGCTACCGGGCCTGGGCCGGGCCCTGGCCCCCCTGGCCCACCCCCAAAGCCTCTGGACGGACGTGGGGAGCGTGAAGGGGGAGGTGGTGGCCGCCCTGGAGGGCCTCTTCCCCCGCTTCCTGGGGGGGCACCCCATGGCGGGGAGCGAGCGGGCGGGGGTGGAAAACGCCCACGCCGGGCTCCTGCAGAACGCCGTCTGGGTTCTCACCCCCACGGAAAGGACGGCCCCTGAGGCCAAGGAGAGGGTGCGCCAGCTGGTGGAGGCCCTGGGGGCCTACCCCCTGGAGATGCCTCCCCTCCTCCACGACCGGCTGGTGGCCCGGGTCTCCCACCTCCCCTACCTCCTGGCCGTGGCCCTGAACCGCATGGTGGCGCGAAGCCCGGAGCGGGACCTCCTGATGTTCCTGGCCGCCGGCGGCTTCCGCGACCTCACCCGGGTGGCCTCGGGCTCCCCCCGGATGAGCCGGGACATGGTGGTGACCAACCGGGAGGCCCTCAGGGAGGCGGTGGAGGAGCTGCGGGGCCTCCTCCTGGAGCTGGAGGAGCTTCTGGAGCAGCCCGAGGCCCTCCTGGAGGCCGCCGAGGAGGCCAAGCGCACCCGGGACGCCCTGCCCATCGTGCGGCGCAGCCTGCTTCCCGAGATGCACGACCTGGTGGTCCAGGTGCCGGACCGCCCCGGGGAGATCGCCCGCGTGGCTACCGCCCTCGGGGAGGCGGGGGTGAACATCAAGGACCTCGAGGTCCTCACCATCCGGGAGGAGGCCGGGGCCCTCCGCCTCTCCTTCGCCACCCGGGAGGAGCGGGAGACCGCCCGGAGGGTCCTGGCCCGGGCGGGCTACCGGCTCCCCTGA
- the aroF gene encoding 3-deoxy-7-phosphoheptulonate synthase, translated as MLIVMRHGHTEEELSQVIREIEQVGYRPHLSRGVETTLVGAIGRGPTPELMEHFRALPGVAEVIPISKPWKLASLEVQPFPTVLEFPTGKTGGGHVLVAAGPCGVESREQTLKAARYAKAHGAGMLRGGAFKPRTSPYAFQGLGVEGLKILAEARRETGLPVVTEVLSPEQVALVAEYADALQIGARNAQNFALLQAVGEAGKPVLLKRGMSMTLEEFLMSAEYILSRGNMRVILVERGIRTFERATRFTLDVAAVPVLKSWTHLPVWVDPSHPAGRREWVIPLALAGLAAGADGLIVETHPEPEKALSDAAQQLQEEEFAELMRRVRSLVGALGKALSAPAAV; from the coding sequence ATGCTGATCGTGATGCGGCACGGGCATACGGAGGAGGAGCTTTCCCAGGTGATCCGGGAGATCGAGCAGGTGGGGTACCGCCCCCACCTCTCCCGGGGGGTGGAGACCACCCTGGTGGGGGCCATCGGCCGGGGGCCCACCCCCGAGCTCATGGAGCACTTCCGGGCCCTGCCGGGGGTGGCGGAGGTCATCCCCATCTCCAAGCCCTGGAAGCTGGCAAGCCTCGAGGTCCAGCCCTTCCCCACCGTCCTGGAGTTCCCCACGGGCAAGACGGGGGGCGGGCACGTCCTGGTGGCGGCGGGCCCCTGCGGGGTGGAGTCCAGGGAGCAGACCCTAAAGGCCGCCCGCTACGCCAAGGCCCACGGGGCGGGGATGCTCCGGGGCGGGGCCTTCAAGCCCCGGACGAGCCCCTACGCCTTCCAGGGCCTGGGGGTGGAGGGCCTGAAGATCCTGGCGGAGGCCCGGCGGGAAACGGGCCTCCCCGTGGTCACCGAGGTGCTCTCCCCCGAGCAGGTGGCGCTGGTGGCGGAGTACGCGGACGCCCTCCAGATCGGGGCCCGGAACGCCCAGAACTTCGCCCTCCTCCAGGCGGTGGGGGAGGCGGGCAAGCCCGTCCTCCTCAAGCGGGGAATGAGCATGACCCTGGAAGAGTTCCTGATGAGCGCGGAGTACATCCTCTCCCGGGGGAACATGCGGGTGATCCTGGTGGAAAGGGGGATCCGCACCTTCGAGCGGGCCACCCGCTTCACCCTGGACGTGGCCGCGGTGCCCGTGCTCAAGAGCTGGACCCACCTCCCCGTATGGGTGGACCCCTCCCACCCCGCAGGGCGGCGGGAGTGGGTCATCCCCCTGGCCCTGGCGGGGCTCGCCGCGGGGGCGGACGGCCTCATCGTGGAGACCCATCCCGAGCCGGAAAAGGCCCTCTCCGACGCGGCCCAGCAGCTCCAGGAGGAGGAGTTCGCCGAGCTGATGCGCCGGGTCCGGTCCCTGGTGGGGGCTTTGGGCAAGGCGCTTTCCGCGCCGGCGGCGGTATGA
- a CDS encoding YceI family protein, which yields MRWNLDPAHTSVEFAVRHMMIATVRGTLNLKEGYVETDGAGRPLKVEARLDAQSIHTGVADRDAHLRSADFLDAANHPEILFRSERITPLGEGRYRVEGEVTIRGVTRPLAFEVETFGPAKDPWGNERIAAHFQGRLNRKDFGLSWNVALEMGGVLVGEEVRFSVDTEAVKAQEAVAR from the coding sequence ATGCGTTGGAACCTAGACCCCGCCCACACCAGCGTGGAGTTCGCCGTGCGTCACATGATGATCGCCACGGTGAGGGGTACCTTGAACCTCAAGGAGGGCTACGTGGAGACGGACGGGGCGGGAAGGCCCCTCAAGGTGGAGGCCCGGCTGGACGCCCAGAGCATCCACACGGGGGTGGCCGACCGGGACGCCCACCTGCGCTCGGCGGACTTCCTGGATGCGGCCAACCACCCCGAGATCCTCTTCCGAAGTGAGCGGATCACGCCCCTCGGGGAAGGCCGTTACCGGGTGGAAGGGGAGGTCACCATCCGCGGCGTCACCCGGCCGCTGGCCTTTGAGGTGGAGACCTTTGGACCCGCCAAGGATCCCTGGGGCAACGAGCGCATCGCCGCCCACTTCCAGGGCAGGCTGAACCGCAAGGACTTCGGCCTCAGCTGGAACGTGGCCCTGGAGATGGGCGGGGTGCTGGTGGGGGAGGAGGTGCGCTTCAGCGTGGACACAGAAGCGGTCAAGGCGCAGGAGGCGGTGGCGCGGTAA
- a CDS encoding menaquinone biosynthetic enzyme MqnA/MqnD family protein, producing MAYVLGVPLYANTAPLYRFLEPDGWTLRYGVPSELNQQVRSGEIGLSLVSSYFYLKHQEELALLPDFSVAVLGRVYSVNLFHRGELAHLKRVALTTESATSVALLKLLLREQGLAPRYERAEGGLELLEAYDGVLLIGDRAIQAYARLLPALPETPHALPTRFGEVGVEDLSMLWFARTKLPFVFAVWAYRKENPPPKALVAALRRARRLGLARLGKVAEAEARRLGVHPALMEHYLWNFRYHLEEPDRLGLSAFAEALGLPFAPMYYSE from the coding sequence ATGGCCTACGTCCTGGGGGTTCCCCTTTACGCCAACACCGCCCCCCTCTACCGCTTTCTGGAGCCCGATGGCTGGACCCTGCGCTACGGCGTGCCCTCGGAGCTCAACCAACAGGTTCGCTCAGGGGAAATAGGGCTTTCCCTGGTCTCCAGCTACTTCTACCTGAAACACCAGGAGGAGCTCGCCCTCCTTCCCGACTTCTCCGTGGCCGTTTTGGGCCGGGTCTACTCGGTGAACCTTTTCCACCGGGGGGAGCTTGCCCACCTGAAGCGGGTGGCCCTCACCACGGAAAGCGCCACCAGCGTGGCCCTCCTCAAGCTCCTTCTCCGCGAGCAGGGCCTGGCGCCCAGGTACGAGCGGGCGGAAGGAGGGTTGGAGCTTCTGGAGGCCTACGACGGGGTGCTCCTCATCGGCGACCGGGCCATCCAGGCCTACGCCCGCCTCCTCCCCGCCCTTCCCGAAACCCCCCACGCCCTCCCCACCCGCTTTGGGGAGGTAGGGGTGGAGGACCTCTCCATGCTCTGGTTTGCCCGCACCAAGCTCCCCTTCGTCTTTGCCGTCTGGGCCTACCGCAAGGAGAACCCGCCCCCTAAGGCCCTGGTGGCGGCCCTGAGGCGGGCCCGGCGGCTGGGCCTGGCCCGCCTGGGGAAGGTGGCCGAGGCCGAGGCCCGGCGGCTTGGGGTCCACCCCGCCCTGATGGAGCACTACCTTTGGAACTTCCGCTACCACCTGGAGGAACCGGACCGCCTGGGGCTTTCCGCCTTCGCGGAGGCCTTGGGCCTGCCCTTCGCCCCTATGTACTACTCTGAATAG
- the mqnE gene encoding aminofutalosine synthase MqnE codes for MKGIRDPRLLPIAEKVEAGGRLSFQEGLVLYETQDLPTLMRLANRVRERKHGHKTYFVHSIRVSQTNICYVGCTFCAFQRRFGEEGAWDWEVEEVVAWVRERYQPGLTEIHLTAGHHPKRPFTYYLDLVRALKASFPGVQVKAWTAAEIHHFSKIARLPYREVLQALKEAGLDAMPGGGAEIFAERVRRRIARAKVSAEGWLSVHRTAHQLGIPTNATMLYGHIETLEERLDHMDRLRRLQDETGGFMSFIPLAFQPDGNPLARELGKREHTTGLDDLRNLAVARLYLDNIPHIKGYWATLTPELAQVSLDWGVTDIDGTLIEERIVHMAGSPTPEGLSKEALAQIILAAGRIPVERDALYREVRVWDRVGA; via the coding sequence GTGAAGGGGATCAGAGACCCCAGGCTCCTCCCCATCGCCGAGAAGGTGGAGGCGGGGGGACGGCTTTCCTTCCAGGAAGGCCTCGTCCTCTACGAGACCCAGGACCTCCCCACCCTCATGCGCCTGGCCAACCGGGTGCGGGAGCGGAAGCACGGCCACAAGACCTACTTCGTTCACTCCATCCGCGTTTCCCAGACCAACATCTGCTACGTGGGCTGCACCTTCTGCGCCTTCCAGCGCAGGTTCGGGGAGGAGGGAGCCTGGGACTGGGAGGTGGAGGAGGTGGTGGCCTGGGTGCGGGAGCGCTACCAGCCCGGCCTCACGGAGATCCACCTGACCGCGGGCCACCACCCCAAAAGGCCCTTTACCTACTATCTGGACCTGGTGCGGGCCCTGAAGGCCAGTTTCCCCGGGGTGCAGGTGAAGGCCTGGACCGCGGCGGAGATCCACCACTTCTCCAAGATCGCCCGCCTGCCCTACCGGGAGGTGCTCCAGGCCCTCAAGGAGGCGGGCCTGGATGCCATGCCCGGGGGCGGGGCGGAGATCTTCGCCGAAAGGGTACGGCGGCGGATCGCCCGGGCCAAGGTCTCCGCGGAAGGGTGGCTTTCGGTCCACCGCACCGCCCACCAGCTGGGGATCCCCACCAACGCCACCATGCTCTACGGGCACATCGAGACCCTGGAGGAGCGCCTGGACCACATGGACCGCCTGCGCCGCCTCCAGGACGAGACCGGGGGCTTCATGAGCTTCATCCCCCTGGCCTTCCAGCCAGACGGAAACCCGCTGGCCCGGGAGCTCGGCAAGCGGGAGCACACCACGGGGCTGGACGACCTCCGCAACCTGGCGGTGGCCCGGCTTTACCTGGACAACATCCCCCACATCAAGGGGTACTGGGCCACCCTGACCCCGGAGCTGGCCCAGGTCTCCTTGGACTGGGGAGTGACGGACATCGACGGCACCCTCATCGAGGAGCGCATCGTGCACATGGCGGGAAGCCCCACCCCCGAGGGGCTTTCCAAGGAGGCCCTGGCCCAGATCATCCTGGCCGCGGGGCGGATCCCCGTGGAGCGGGACGCCCTCTACCGGGAGGTGCGGGTCTGGGACCGGGTGGGAGCCTGA
- a CDS encoding YqhA family protein yields the protein MGAHLATTLARIALLLPIGAIFLGGIYFAVQSLLLVLGALPLELNEALPRLIKAVEVSLLSATFFIFSLGLFELFIRSLPETSRSVFFVQNLSGLKNRLGEVIITLLLVIFFERVLFLELEAALDYLLFAAAVLLLAAALWLLRRQRE from the coding sequence TGGCCACCACCCTGGCGCGGATCGCCCTCCTCCTGCCCATCGGCGCCATCTTCCTGGGAGGCATCTACTTTGCCGTGCAGTCCCTCCTCCTGGTCCTCGGGGCCTTGCCCCTGGAGCTCAACGAGGCCCTTCCCCGCCTCATCAAGGCGGTGGAGGTCTCCCTTCTGAGCGCCACCTTCTTCATCTTCAGCCTGGGCCTCTTCGAGCTCTTCATCCGCTCCCTGCCGGAGACCAGCCGGAGCGTCTTCTTCGTCCAGAACCTTTCCGGTTTGAAAAACCGGCTGGGGGAGGTCATCATCACCCTGCTCCTGGTCATCTTCTTCGAGCGGGTCCTCTTTCTGGAGCTGGAGGCGGCCCTGGACTACCTGCTCTTCGCCGCCGCGGTCCTCCTCCTGGCGGCGGCCCTTTGGCTCCTGCGCCGCCAGCGGGAATAG